Proteins encoded by one window of Oculatellaceae cyanobacterium:
- a CDS encoding ribonuclease Z, whose translation MQITFLGTSSGVPTRSRNVSSVALRLPQRAEVWLFDCGEGTQHQLLRSDVKISQIRRIFITHLHGDHIFGLMGMLASYGLAGNPTAIDIYGPPGLSEYIRASERYSYTHLSYPLKVHTVQPGLVYEDEEFLVSCVPLKHRVTAFGYRIVEKDRPGRFNVEQAAALGIPSGPLYGKLKRGEEVTLSDGRQIRGSDLCAPPEIGRKVVYCTDTVYCDAAVELSQDADVLIHEATFSHQDADMAFDRLHSTSTMAAQVALGAGVKQLIMTHFSPRYAPGNALVLDDLLAEARAIFPNTKLAYDFLIHEVPRRIS comes from the coding sequence GTGCAAATTACCTTTTTAGGCACTAGCTCAGGTGTACCGACGCGATCGCGCAATGTTTCTAGTGTTGCCCTCCGTTTACCGCAACGGGCAGAAGTTTGGCTTTTTGACTGTGGTGAAGGTACTCAACACCAATTGCTGCGTAGCGATGTCAAAATTAGTCAAATCAGACGTATTTTTATTACTCATCTGCATGGCGATCACATCTTTGGTTTGATGGGTATGTTAGCAAGTTATGGGTTAGCTGGTAATCCTACTGCAATTGATATTTATGGGCCGCCAGGTTTAAGTGAATATATACGTGCCTCTGAGCGTTATTCTTATACTCACTTGTCATACCCGCTCAAGGTTCACACTGTGCAACCAGGGCTTGTATATGAAGATGAAGAATTTTTGGTTAGTTGTGTACCTTTAAAACATCGTGTGACAGCGTTTGGCTACCGAATTGTAGAAAAAGACCGCCCTGGACGATTTAATGTTGAACAAGCTGCGGCTTTAGGAATCCCTAGTGGCCCTTTGTATGGCAAGCTGAAACGTGGAGAAGAAGTCACTCTATCAGATGGTCGTCAAATTCGGGGTAGCGATTTATGCGCTCCACCAGAGATAGGTCGCAAAGTTGTTTATTGTACAGACACAGTTTATTGTGACGCGGCTGTGGAACTATCACAGGATGCTGATGTCCTAATTCACGAAGCGACATTTTCCCATCAAGATGCTGATATGGCGTTTGATCGCTTGCATTCCACTTCAACAATGGCTGCTCAGGTGGCATTAGGTGCTGGTGTTAAACAGCTAATTATGACGCATTTTAGCCCTCGCTATGCTCCTGGCAATGCCTTGGTGCTGGATGATTTGCTTGCTGAAGCACGGGCTATTTTTCCTAATACAAAACTAGCTTATGATTTTTTGATTCATGAAGTGCCGCGCAGGATTAGTTAG